The window atgatcGTCGAGGAGATCGTCGGTCATCCTAAAGTCCACGAGAAGAGACTTCACGGCTATGAAGACCAAAAGGAGGAGAACCTATTACTCACGCatgatgaatgaatgtcacgattgaagaaaaatggagaaGCCAAATTTTCTTCTAGATCGGCAAGTCGCAGCGGCAATGGTGGAGATAATCGAGGTCGTGGAAAAGGGCAAGGTCAAGGGAGTGGTCATACAGAAAGCTCACCTCGACAAGAAGACACCAAGTCCCACAAAGACGAGAGCATATGTAAGTGTTACACTTGTCAACAGTACGGGCACTACGCGTATGAGTTCCCTAACAAAAGGTCTGACGATGAGGCAAACCTCTCTAACTTCTATGAGGAGGAGCCaacattaatgtttgttttGGTAGTGAAGAAATCTTTTTCGGAAGACGATTATGCAAACCTCACTTAGTTTTATGACGAGGAGCTAGTATTAATGTTTGCTGAGAGAGACGAGAAGACAATCCTTGAAGAGTTCATGCAAGAACCGTCCAAGGAAGAACCAAAGGTGGTGTTGTTCAATGAAGAAAAATTCATGGAGAAACTCCTCGCAAGTGACGATGAGTGTAATCACACTGATTTGTGGTACCTTGATAATGGAGCAAACAACCATATAAAgggccatcgagagaagctTTATGAGCTCGACGAGAAAATTACTGAAAATGCGAAGTTCAAAGACGAAAGCAAGGCGCACAAGTTTTTTAATTCATCTTACAGAGAAATCTATGTGAGCAGAGATGCCGTATTcgaggagaagaagaagtggGACTGATGCAAAGACAACaacaagctcgtacaaaattATTCAGAGTTCggaatcctacgagatgtctaTGTGGAGACACCACTAGTAAAGATGGATCTTGATGCATTGATGTTGCTCACCACCGACGAaccaacaacatatcacgaggcgGTAGTAGAAGATTCGTGGAATGAGTCTATGAACAAAGAGCTCAAGTCTATTAGGAAGAATAAGACATAGGAGATCACCGACTTACCACCTGATATACAAGATCATCGGGTTAAAGTGTCTTTTTAAGTTGAAAAAAGATAGCAAAGACAACATCCTCAAGCAAAAAGCGAGATTGGTAGCAAAACGCTATGTGTAGAAGTCAAACGATGATTTTGAGTACTTTGCACCAGTGGCGAAACTTGACACAGTCAGGCTAATTCTTGCCATCGTAGGTCACCACTTGGATGTTAAATCAACATTTTTCAATAGTGACATCGAAGAAAAAGTTTATTCCACTCAATCTGAAGGTTTCATCACCAAGAATAAAGAGCACAAGGTTTACAAGTTATATAAGGCACTCTACGGACTACGTCAAGCACCAAGGCGTGGAACACTTGCCTCAACAAGAGAATGAGGAGTCTCGGTTTCGTGAAGTGTTCTCAAGAGCAGGTTGTGTACACATGAAACCATGGGGAAGAAGAACTCATTGTTGACGTATACGTCGACGACTTGATTGTGATAGGATCAAGCATCAAGGGtgttgaggagttcaaaaaataaatgatgaaggagttcgagatgagtgatctcgggTTACTATCGTACTATCTTAGTATCGAGGCGGACCAAAAGAAAGATAACATCGAGGTGAAGCATGAAGCTTATACGAAGAAGGTATTAAACAGTTTGCAATGGAGGATTGTAACTCGAGCAAGTATCCTATGGAAAAAATGTTGCAGCTCAAaaaggatgtggaaggaagcttagtggatcTAAAGGAGTATAGGCGTATCATCGGGAGTCTTAGGTACTTGACGCACACTCGACCCGATATCTCTTATGCAGTTGGCATAATTAGTCGATACATGGAGAAACCTACCACTCTACGCCAACAAGTAGTAAAACACATTTTTCGTTACGTGAATGGAATGACGAGTTATGGGATTAAGTTAAAAAGAggacgagaagttgaagaactcgttggttttaCTGACAACGACCTAGTCGGTGACACAAACGATATAAAAAGTACTagagggatggtgttttatctcaacgggaatCTAATCACCTGACAATCTCAGAAGCAACGAACTATtgttttatcttcatgtgaggcggaGTTTATGGTAGCTACTACAACGTCGTGCCAAGAACTTTACCTGAGAAACTTGTTCAGCGAGGTGCTCGGATGCGAGTCGAGACCGGTAACCCTCTATGTCGACAACAATAAGGTCGAGACTGAGAACCTCGCGACCGACGCTAGAAGCCCGCGACTAAGAAGAGTATTGGCCCAACCTCACTTGTGATCAAACGAAGAATGCTAGTGACTagcaagaaataaaaaaaaatcaggacaaaaaaagataaaagagaaattttttattattttatttattttttacattacaTTTTtatgtaacaaaaaaaatataaaaataaaataataaatactagctttaaataataaaaactctaaaaaaaactttataaagaTACCAATTTGATATctaatatttgtaaatgttatttcttttaaatcataaaatataataatacagcTTAAATATTTCTacataataaacttaatattttaaaatggaatGATAGGGTAGAGAAATTGGGGAATTACATGGAAAAAAATTATGTGGGatcatattatttattggaAAAGGAAATAGTTCAAAGagaaaaaagttttttttaatcaatcaaatTGTATCGTTCCTTTTTACAATTTCTCTacttatcatttctcatattttagtttgaaaattttagtttatttttatttataatatatatatatatatttatatatataaatgatgacATTTCTTGAATCCATATGagatattttaaagataaaatagtcgaataatatagaattattaggaaatttgacgaaatgaccctaaaagaAGGGTTAAATGCACTGGTGACCAACGCATACATTAAATTTCGGTGGTAaccacttaaaaaaaatttgacgAAAATATTCTCTTCGCGTAACGCAAAGGGGaggatcgtcacgcgaagggaAGTAATGTGAAAATTCCATAATGATCGTCCTTTCGCGTGACGATCCTACCCTCTGCGTGACGATCCTACCCTATCGCGTGACGATTCTGCCTTTCGTGTGATGATCATGCCCTTCGCGTGAGACGAGAATAATCTCGTCAGAATATTTTGAAGTGGTTATTTGCGCAATTTAATTTATGCGCTGGTCACTAGCacatttaaagttatttttatggtcatttcatcaaatttcccaaattattttgtgtttctatgcctgaaattttgattaatagTATATGCAAGctaaaaaattgaataagatTTATATCAGAGGCACGCTTtcgttatttattttttaatttattccaaagaaaatcaacataaaattttaaaaaattaaactcatttaaaagtaaatttttttctaatataatagaaaataaaaatatattatatttattaatattatttaaaagggttaaaaaaaataaaaataaataaaaattacataaaactaattataaccTCATCCCCATGGTGttaatgatatgaaaatatttttcacaTGGATCCATCCAAACCAACTAGTCAtctatttcatttcatttgggtgtcttcttgttttttttttaatttaatatagaaaaaaaatgttagttatAATTTGGAggaaataatgattattttttatataaaaaaatttaaaatgtattgatatatataaataaaataaaaaataataatttaaaatatagaatattttaatatttgattaataaaataagtgacttaattattattaagtgcttaattaaaaattaattttatttgaatttttaaaataacccagAACCAGGCCTTGTTACGTGACTGTTAGTATGCATACTTTTATTAAGTCATAAATTCAATTACAATAATTTGTAtgacataataaaataattatttgcatcttatataaattagttatattttatataatattaaattaaaaaattaaaaaaaatcaaaagtctTGCTCCTTACTAATTTAGACAATGTATAGAAGATTTAGAAGATATGAGCAATCTTACTTTTCACTTTAAATAGATTATGTAATCTtggtatatattaatttatattaaaaaataattatgttatttattatatcaCATAAAAGACTTTGtaaaaccaataaaaatataatatttaatatttgaaatatttcaagcacatacataaaaaaattaattgtgaattatttcatcaaataatatataccTAAATTGTAATACCCAAATAAATGAATTTCTACTAGAAATATATCTaatcattat is drawn from Impatiens glandulifera unplaced genomic scaffold, dImpGla2.1, whole genome shotgun sequence and contains these coding sequences:
- the LOC124918178 gene encoding uncharacterized protein LOC124918178; translated protein: MLDNDDEWMDRIALDSIYQALPQNVLLMVTENDSTKLALEMLKIMHVGVERVMEAKVKTLKTQFEAIRMKNGELVDDLSMKLISIVTGISSLGEKKNGEAKFSSRSASRSGNGGDNRGRGKGQGQGSGHTESSPRQEDTKSHKDESICKCYTCQQYGHYAYEFPNKRSDDEANLSNFYEEEPTLMFVLVVKKSFSEDDYANLT
- the LOC124918179 gene encoding uncharacterized protein LOC124918179, producing MEDCNSSKYPMEKMLQLKKDVEGSLVDLKEYRRIIGSLRYLTHTRPDISYAVGIISRYMEKPTTLRQQVVKHIFRYVNGMTSYGIKLKRGREVEELVGFTDNDLVGDTNDIKSTRGMGKNEKVQGLALREENNRLKDMSLSMKRLLNENSCHGCKVLTPIEQAQLANIRQHQADIFQFKQKVTWMEHVEIEDIDGFKYFQGLSIELLQNQFDSPCIGSYDSRR